Genomic DNA from Mycobacterium stomatepiae:
CGAGCACCCGCTGGCTCTTGTCCTTGGTGAGCGAGTTGTCCTTGGTCGTGACCACGGCAACCTCACTCGACGGGGCGGGTTTCGACACGGGGTTAGCGGTATGCCGCACACAGCCGCACAGCGATAACAGGACCGCACACAGCACCAGCGCCGCTCGCCCGGCCCCGCGCCCTTCGAAGTCCGAAGGCAGGCTCGAAACCATCTGTCCGCCAGGATCTTTCATTGCACCCGGGAAATCACCCCACGATGGTCAGTCCGGGGCGCGCGATGGCCGACCGGGTTCACACGGTGAGTATGCACGCGGCCTGGCGTCCGCGTGCCCGATTTCACCGGCCTCGTGGCCGAGTCCCTGCGGCCGGAGTGGGTCGCGGTAGGGTACGCGGCTATGTCTGGTCGCAAGTTTTCGTTCGAGATCAACCGGACCAGCAGCGCTCCCGCTGCCAGGGTGTTCGCGCTGCTGGCCGACGGCGCCGCGTGGTCGAGCTGGGCCAAGCCGATGGTTCTGCAGTCGAGCTGGGCACGCCAAGGAAATCCCGCTCCGGGCGGTGTCGGCGCGATTCGTCAGATCGGTGTGCCGCCCCTCCTGGCTCGGGAGGAGATCGTCGAGTACGAGCAGGATCGCCGGCAGGTCTACAAGTTGGTCGGGCCATCGCCGGCAAAGGATTACTTCGGCGAGGTGGTTTTGACGCCGAACGCGACGGGCGGTACCGACATTAGATGGTCCGGGTCGTTCGTCGAGAGAATTCGCGGAACCGGGCCGGCCACGCGGGCGGCGCTGGGCGGTGCGGTCAAACTGCTGGCGGATCGACTCGTCAAGGCGGCCGAGCGCTAGGGGTTGTTGGCCTGCTGTTCGGCCTGCAGCGCCTCCTGCATGCCTTGTTCGAACTGCTGCTCGGCGGCTTCGTTGTGCATGATGCGTAACCTGGTCATCCTGCAGGTATGCGCGCCGTTGCTAGCGGTGAGCTGGGAATCGGCTAGCGCCGGATTATGAGTACAGGCGCTGTCAGTCGGTGCCGGCGTTGTCGGCCCGCTCACCAACTATTAAGCTGGGCTAAGTGATTGACGTCGTCATCGCGGGTGGCGGCCCCAACGGGCTGATGCTGGCCAGCGAACTGGGACTGAACGGGATCCGGCCGGTGGTGCTG
This window encodes:
- a CDS encoding SRPBCC family protein is translated as MSGRKFSFEINRTSSAPAARVFALLADGAAWSSWAKPMVLQSSWARQGNPAPGGVGAIRQIGVPPLLAREEIVEYEQDRRQVYKLVGPSPAKDYFGEVVLTPNATGGTDIRWSGSFVERIRGTGPATRAALGGAVKLLADRLVKAAER